The Halogeometricum rufum genome has a segment encoding these proteins:
- a CDS encoding DUF7383 domain-containing protein: MAHRANYALLPIMEHLGPTEDSLSVDWAEFVGERTTRHEFTVPVADVRDVYVELQVYEVGDFGHEIVLNGDPLTGFDIPPGDGWQYWMDSLGEASLQTGTNSLQILRDRSGDDAFAVGNAVVNWREPVG; encoded by the coding sequence ATGGCGCACCGAGCCAACTACGCGCTCCTCCCGATTATGGAGCACCTCGGCCCTACCGAGGACAGTCTGAGCGTCGACTGGGCCGAATTCGTGGGGGAGCGCACCACCAGACACGAGTTCACCGTTCCCGTCGCGGACGTCCGGGACGTCTACGTCGAACTCCAAGTGTACGAAGTCGGCGATTTCGGGCACGAAATCGTCCTCAACGGCGACCCGCTGACCGGGTTCGACATCCCACCTGGCGACGGGTGGCAGTACTGGATGGACTCGCTCGGGGAGGCGAGCCTCCAGACGGGGACGAACTCGCTACAGATTCTCCGAGACAGGTCGGGAGACGACGCGTTCGCCGTCGGCAACGCCGTGGTGAACTGGCGAGAGCCGGTCGGATAG